The genomic segment CGCTCTTTACACCGGCATCCGTGCTCACAAGCAATATCGTCATGCAGATATCTAATGTAGAATTCGACTCGACCTGGAACTATGCTCTGCATATGATGGCATTTCTGCTGCTTGTCATTTCATTTATTCTTATTCTGTTTATCCGTTATCTTGGACGGAAGGGAAGTGCAAAGGCATGACAGACATGACGCGCAGCCGCAAGATGCAAAGATCGCTTGTTTATAACAAGCTGGCAACATTTGCTTTTTACGGACTTGGAGCACTCGTGCTGCTCCTGATCCTGTGGCTCCTTCTGACCATTCTTGGCAGAGGGCTTCCCGGACTGTCTTTGGATTTTCTGATGAAACTGCCAGAAGATATGGATGCCGGGGGTGGCATCGGGCCGGTTTTGTTTAATTCCTTCTATATTCTGTTCCTGTCGCTGGTTATTTCGATCCCCATTGGGGTAGGTGCCGGCATTTACATGGCAGAATATGCACCGGAAAATAAGTTTACAGAAGTGCTGCGCATTTGTGTGGAGAGTCTCTCCTCTGTGCCTTCGATTGTATTCGGTATGCTCGGCTTGGCGATCTTCGCGGAGTACTTCCAGATCGGTTTAACGATTCTGGGCGGCGCAGTCAGTCTTGCTTTTCTGAATCTGCCGATGCTGGCGCGGGTAACGGAGGAAGCCGTACGTGCAGTTCCAACGGATGTGAAAAATGCTTCTTATGCACTTGGAATGACCAAGTTCCAGTGTATCCGCACCGTGGTTTTACCGATGGCACTTCAGGGGATTATTACGGGCATCTGCCTTGTGGCGGGCCGTGCATATGGTGAATCGGCCGTCATTTTATTGACAGCGGGTCTCAGCACCTCGGGAGAAATGTGGGACTTCAATTTATTTTCCCCCGGCGAAACGCTTGCCGTTCATCTCTGGTATGTCCAGTCGGAGGCAATCGTTGAGGATGCCGCGCAGATTGCCGATAGATCGGCAGCGGTATTGGTCATTATCGTTTTGCTCATCAATCTGTTGTTCCGTATTCCGCTCTGGATCAACAACCGCAAGCTTAAGCGGTAGCAGTTGATACAATATAAGAACCTTCTTACCCGTGAGGATAAGAAGGTTCTTTTTGGTTTGCCCGTCTTGATGCCTGCCTGGAAAATGCCATCAGCTGGTCAGCGGTATATTCGAGGGTTGGTGCGGGGGTAACTCCGGAAGACCTACCATGCTTTCTTGAGCTGTGCAGGGGTAACTTTTCGGAAATTCGTCCGTCTATATATAAAGAAGCTATTCGTCTTGGCGATGCATTGGCCTTGGATATTAATGAGGAGATTGCCGAGCATTTAAGCGCCGGTATTGTAAATCTGGGGAATTTGTTTGATTGGCGGGGCTGCGGTTGTACTGCGTCATATTTTCCGGTTTTCCCTGGCAGAGACCTGAATCTTCCGCTAAATATCTACATATATTGGTGTTGAACGATGACGGATCGCGGAGTACAATAATTCAGCAGGGTTTTGCAGCAATGCCAGGAGGCGTTGTCCAAAACGCGATTTTGAATTTAGAAAGGTACTGATTGAAATGTCATGGCTTAAAAACAGGGATCTCAAGCAGCTGCTCCGCTTGGCTCCTCTCGCACTTATGCTTGTTTTTCCTTTTCTGGGCAGCCTATATCATTTGGTGAACCAGCCGACGGATAAAGTATATTCACTTGTTACACCCCTGGATCAGGCGACGCCTTTCATTAAATATTTCGCTCTTCCGTACGGAGTCTGGATTTTCTACATTTACGTCTGTCTGGTCTATTTTTTCTTTCGGGATCGTCCTTCCTATTACCGCTCGCTGCTGGTATATACAATTTGCGCACTTACCTGCTACGGCGTCTATTTGGTGTTCCAAACTACTGTGCCGCGGCCGGAAGTGATCGGAAACGATCCTTTTTCACAGCTGACTAGGTTTATTTATAACCGTGATCAACCATTCAATTGTTTTCCGAGCATTCACTGTTTCTCCAGCTATATGGTGATGCGAATGATTTGGAAGAGCCCGGCCCGCAATCGTCTGAATGTCACTTTGATCAGCGGTATGTCTCTTTTGATTATTGCCTCGACTCTGTTTATGAAACAGCATGTGATTATGGATGTCATTGGAGCCATCGCGATTGTGGAAATCTACAGTTTTCTTTTCTTTAAGGTTCCGGCTCTTTACCGGAACAAGGCAGCATCCCAGCATAGAGAGTTTCAGGCATAATTTATAAAATCACATATTGTTTCGTCCTCAATATGCAGGCTGCTCCTCTGGAGCAGCCTTTTTGTTGATCAAGAGAGCATTCCAGAATTTTATACATATTACTTTTCAGAAAAAAGACATGTAATTGAAAATATATGCTATAATGAACCAAACATCCTATGTTTGGAGGAATCGCTTATGACCTTACAACGTCCAACAAAGCGAACGTTGGTCGAACAAATTGTTTCTCAGCTGGAGCAGCTGATTGAGAACGGAACCTGGCCAGTAGGAGAACGGATTCCTGCAGAACCCGAGCTTGTCAAAGAGCTGGGCGTCAGCAGAAATACGATCCGGGAAGCCGTTCATGCCCTCATCCACGCGGGAATGCTGCGGACAAGACAGGGCGATGGGACTTATGTATGCTCATCCAGCAGTTTAACACCGGTATTGGCACGCAGGCTGGAACGTTCCAAGCTGAGCGAGACACTGGAGGTGCGTTCAGCGCTTGAGCAGGAAGGGGCACGCTTGGCTGCTTTGCGGCGGACAGCCGAAGATATAGAGCGGATTCAGTCGGCTTATGTTGATTACCGAAAGGCTGAAGAAGAGGGGGATATAGAAGCTTTTACCCGTGTAGATTATGCTTTTCACAAAGAGATTATCAATGCTGCACATAATTCGATTTTAAGCGATCTGTATGATTCGATAAGTGAAGCTGTTCAGCAGGTTGTTATTTACGGAAGTGGCCATTTGGCTTTGACTCGCCTGCACGCAGAGTTTAACGAACGCTTGATCCAAGCTATTATTGCCCAGGATGAAGCGGGATCGGCCGATTCCGTTCGGGCTTATATTGATGCTTCGCGCGAAATGCTGCTGAAGGATATACAAGGGGGAAATGAACTACATCATGAATAACGTAACTCAAGCAAAAAAGACAGACAATGAATCGGTATCAACCGGAATGAAGGCGGCTTTGCTGCTTGTCGGCATCATCATGATTGCAACAACTCTTCGTTCGCCGATTACCGCAGTGGGTCCACTCATTGAAACGATCCGCAGCGACACGGGAATGTCTCATACCTTGGCTGGACTACTCACAACTTTTCCGCTTCTGGCCTTCGCGTTAATGTCCCCGCTCGCTCCGAGAATCTCACGCCTTTGGGGAATGGAACGTGCCTTATTCCTTGGTGTATGCGCGGTGACTGTCGGTATTGTCTTGCGGTTTATTCCGACGATTACGGCTTTGTTTGCAGGGACCATTTTGCTTGGATTAGGCATTGCTCTAAGCAACGTACTGCTGCCGAGTTTGATCAAGCGTGATTTCCCGCTTCGTACGGGTGTAATGACGGGTATTTATTCCGTATCCATGAATATCTTCGCGGCTATCGCATCGGGGATCAGTGTTCCGGTAGCGGGTCATTTGCATTCTGGCTGGCGCGGGTCTCTGGTTATGTGGGGTATCCTGGCCGTCATCTCGCTGCTGGCTTGGCTTCCGCAGCTGCGTTACCGTCACGAAGTCGCCAAGGTACAAGTATCTGCCAAGAGCAGCAGCGTCTGGGGCTCCAAGCTTGCTTGGCAGGTGACCATCGTTATGGGTCTTCAATCCTTTGTATTCTATTCCGTGGTGGCGTGGCTGCCGGAAATATTGACCCAGCGCGGCATGACCCCGTCGGCGGCAGGGTGGATGCTCTCCCTGATGCAGCTGTTCAGCGTACCGGTAACCTTTATCGTTCCGGTTCTGGCCGCCAAATTTAAAAATCAACGACTTCTAATTTTCCTTACGTTTCTTTGCTTTATGATCGGCTTTATAATACTGTTGACCGGAGTTCAGGCTCTGGTACCGGTTGCAGTCATTCCAATTGGTATGGGAACCGGAGCAGCTTTTGGCCTGGTTACGATGTTCTTCGTGCTTCGGACCCGTCATTCTCAGCAAGCTGCAGAATTGTCCGGCATGGCTCAATCGATAGGTTACCTGCTCGCAGCGGTAGGGCCACTGCTGTTCGGTCTTGTCCATGATATGACAGGCAGCTGGACGGCGGCATTGCTCCTTCTTCTGGTAGCTGGTGTTATTTATATGATCGCTGGCTGGGGAGCAGGGGATAACCGCTATATAGGAGAGAAATAAGTTAGCTAACATTGGAATCTGGATCCTTGTTTCGAAAAACAACATAAATGAGCATTATGAAACAAAAAAAGAGCTGTTTCCGCAGCTCTTTTTTTGTTTCATAAGAAAAGGAAGCAGCTATTTATGATGATCAGGCTTTTCGGCAACGATCCGGAGACGTTTATAATCTGCATAAACCGCCCCGTCTCTCCACAAGTTTCTATGAACCTTTTCACCGATCCTTATGCAGGCCTCGCGTATTTTATCCGGACTTAGTCCAAGAAAAAAGTCATCACCAAATTGGGCGAGCCAGCTGATCATCCCATCCTGCCCGTCATGAAGCCTGGTAGGACGTTCGAAATAATAGACCAGGCGAACAGTGAATCCCTGGCGCTCCAGAAGCGAGCTGTATTCTCCCGGGCTAGGGAAATACCACGGGTTCCGTTCTGCAGCATGAATGCCATACTCTGCCGTTAAGACATCGGTAATTGCGTTTACGATGGTGCTTACATTGCCTGCTCCGCCGAACTCTGCAATGAAACGTCCGCCGGGCTTGAGGGCATTCCACACACTGCGTGCAACTCCTTCAGCATCCTTCATCCAATGGAGTGCGGCGTTGGAAAATACGGCATCGCAGCAAGGTTCCATTCGGAGCTTCTGAGCATCGTCAATACGAAATTCCAAGGATGGATACTTTTCACTGGCATGACCAATCATCTCTGCAGATGCGTCTATGCCGACGACCTTGGCACCCGATCGTGAAATCTCATGCGTTAAGTCACCCGTACCGCAGCCCAGATCGAGAATCATTTCTTCTTTTCGTGGGTTTAATAAAGACAGCAGATCTTTTCCGTACTTGGATACAAATCCAAGCTTCTGGTCATATGAGAGCGGCTGCCATTGGTTCAAAGAATCCATTTTGAACACCTCCATTTCATGGTTGGCATTATTGTTGCATATTTCTTCTTATAAGTTAAATATATTAATGTTATAACGTTTATAGGATTAATCTATAAGATGGTTTTATATATTGCCAGCTGTGATTGACAGTAAATTTGTGGATATCCTTTTTTTTATCAAATGAAAACCCAGTCATATCAACGGTTTATTGCCTAAAGTGTCCGGGTGCCATGCCGCAGATTATTTTTATATATGCTATATTTTAGTTGAAGATTTAGAAAAGGGAATTACAGTACCAGCATAAGGAGGGACGAAACCATTGAAAAACTTTGAACTGCTCACCAGCTATTTGAAGCAAAACAAGCTGCTCTATCTCACAGCCATTATTTTGATTATTTTATCTAACGTAGATCAGTCTTTGCTGCCACAGATACTGGGAAAAGTAACGGATGGACTCAAGGAAGGCTCACTGGGACGGGATGGAATCATTCAGTACAGCCTTATTCTGCTTGCCATTGCAGTATCTTATGGTATTTTGTTTGGGCTCGGCCAATTTACGATCATGAGGCTTGGACGTCGCTTCGAGTTTATCACACGCAGTCGTATTTTTACGCAGTTCTCCAGGTTGAGCGAGGATTTCTTCTCTAGACAGGGTACGGGCAAGCTGCTCAGTTACGTCATGAATGATGTGACATCGGTGCGCGAGGCGATCTCCTTTGGTGTCACGCAAACGACCAATGCAGTGTTCATGGTCATTTCCTGTGTGGCGATGATGCTCATTACCGGTATTCCCGTGACACTGATCTTGGTGAGCGTAGGTCCGTTGATCCTGATCCCGTTTCTGGTTATTTTCTTCGGTCCGCGAATTCGCGAAAGATCCATGCAGGTGCAGGAGAATCTGGCCAATATGACGGAATCGGCGGATGAACAAATTGGCGGAATCCGCGTGACGAAGACGTTTGCCATGGAAGAAACGGCCCAGCAGCGATTTGACAGTACCGTTGACGGCGTCCGGGGAGCACAGCTCCGCCTGGTGCGGATGTCTTCTCTTTTCCAGGCTATCCTGCCTTTTCTCGGAGCTTTGTCACTGGTGGTTTCGCTACTTGTTGGCGGGTACATGACTATTCAGCATCATCTGTCTCTCGGCAGCTTCGTTGCCTTAACCTTTTATCTGCGGATGCTGACCGGACCTCTCCAGCAAATTGGCAACGTTATCAATATGATGCAGCGTTCGGGTGCATCCCTGGAACGGGTGAACCGTCTGCTGGCTGAAGTGCCAAGCGTGAGGGACCATAATTCGGCCATCGAGCTGAGTTCTGTTGGAGATATTGAAATCAATCATCTGAATTTTTCCTATCCGGGTGCTTCGGAAAAAGCGCTTGACGATGTTAGCTTTTCCATTCGGAAAGGTCAAACCATCGGCTTAATCGGACGCACGGGCAGCGGGAAATCCACCTTGGCGAAGCTGCTGCTTCGGGTCTACGAGCCTCCGGCCGGCAGCATACGTGTAAGCGGGGAAGACATTACAGAAGTATCTCTGGAAACGCTGCGCAGGAAAATCGGTTATGTACCGCAGGATGGGTTCTTATTCAGTACGGACATTGCTGATAATATCGCGTTCAGCGATCGGTCGGCGAACATGCAGCAGATACGAAACGCAGCGGATCAGGCTTTACTGCTGGACAGCGTAAATACATTCAAGGAAGGCTTTCAAACCAAACTGGGAGAACGCGGACTTACGCTTTCTGGCGGACAAAGGCAGCGTGCCAGTCTGGCGAGGGGGCTGATGAAAAGACCTGAGCTGCTTATTCTCGATGACAGTATGAGCGCGGTGGATACACTGACAGAATCAGGGATCTTGAGCAATCTCGTCAAAGAACGGCAAGGTAAAACCACACTGATCATCGCTCATCGGATCAGCAGCGTGCAGCACGCCAATGAGATTATTGTGCTTGATGAGGGCCGAATTGTGCAGCGCGGCAGCCATGAGCAATTGATGGCACGCAGAGACGGTTTATACGCGTCTTTGTACCGGATTCAACAGGAGGGATTGCAGCATGCCTAATTCTTCAGCAGCCGCTGCTCTAGCGGGCAAGAAATCATCTGACGGGAGCAAAGGAAAGTCATTTGAAGCATTTAAAAATATATTAAAGTATGCCAAACCGCATAAGCTTACGTTTACAGCCATTTTTTTCTGCGCTTTGCTCGGGATATCAGCGGATTTGCTCCAGCCTTATCTGGTCAAAATCGTCATTGACGATCATCTGGCCAAAGGGAATGCGCAAATTGGTTTTATCGCGATGATGGCGGGCATCTATTTGGGAATCTCTGTTATAAGCTTTGTGTTCACTTATGTTCAAAATAATTTGCTCCAGTATGCCGGTCAGGGCATTGTGGCAAAAATCCGTAAGGACTTATTTCATCATATCTCCAAACTTTCGATGTCATATTTTGACAGGGTCCATCGCGGAAGCCTGGTCACGAATGTATCGAGCGATACGGAGACCATCAGCCAGTTCTTTACCCAGGTGCTCTTGAGCCTGATTCGCGACGGAATGACTTTGGTTCTCATCGTTTATTTCATGTTCCGGCTGGATACGACGCTGGCATGGTATTCGCTTATTATTTTGCCTGTCATCGGTCTGGTCGCTTTCATGTTCCGGCGTTATCTGCGGGAGGCTTATCAAGTGACCCGGAGCCGTCTTTCGCGGTTGATTGGCTTCATCGCAGAAAATCTCTCCGGCATGGGACTGATTCAGACTTTCCGGCAGGAGGAAGAGCAGACCCGTCGGTTTAACGAGCATAACGAAAGTTATTGGGAAGGGAATATGCGCGAGGTTCGTGCCAATGTTTTATTCAACCGGACCTTTGATATTTTAGGAAACCTTGCCCTGGTGTTGGTCGTTTGGCTTGGTGGGATGGCTGTATTCCATAAAAGCATGGAGGTTGGCGTTCTGTACGCTTTTACCAGCTACATCCGCCAGTTTTTCC from the Paenibacillus sp. J23TS9 genome contains:
- a CDS encoding MFS transporter; this encodes MNNVTQAKKTDNESVSTGMKAALLLVGIIMIATTLRSPITAVGPLIETIRSDTGMSHTLAGLLTTFPLLAFALMSPLAPRISRLWGMERALFLGVCAVTVGIVLRFIPTITALFAGTILLGLGIALSNVLLPSLIKRDFPLRTGVMTGIYSVSMNIFAAIASGISVPVAGHLHSGWRGSLVMWGILAVISLLAWLPQLRYRHEVAKVQVSAKSSSVWGSKLAWQVTIVMGLQSFVFYSVVAWLPEILTQRGMTPSAAGWMLSLMQLFSVPVTFIVPVLAAKFKNQRLLIFLTFLCFMIGFIILLTGVQALVPVAVIPIGMGTGAAFGLVTMFFVLRTRHSQQAAELSGMAQSIGYLLAAVGPLLFGLVHDMTGSWTAALLLLLVAGVIYMIAGWGAGDNRYIGEK
- a CDS encoding FadR/GntR family transcriptional regulator, with the protein product MTLQRPTKRTLVEQIVSQLEQLIENGTWPVGERIPAEPELVKELGVSRNTIREAVHALIHAGMLRTRQGDGTYVCSSSSLTPVLARRLERSKLSETLEVRSALEQEGARLAALRRTAEDIERIQSAYVDYRKAEEEGDIEAFTRVDYAFHKEIINAAHNSILSDLYDSISEAVQQVVIYGSGHLALTRLHAEFNERLIQAIIAQDEAGSADSVRAYIDASREMLLKDIQGGNELHHE
- a CDS encoding ABC transporter ATP-binding protein, with protein sequence MKNFELLTSYLKQNKLLYLTAIILIILSNVDQSLLPQILGKVTDGLKEGSLGRDGIIQYSLILLAIAVSYGILFGLGQFTIMRLGRRFEFITRSRIFTQFSRLSEDFFSRQGTGKLLSYVMNDVTSVREAISFGVTQTTNAVFMVISCVAMMLITGIPVTLILVSVGPLILIPFLVIFFGPRIRERSMQVQENLANMTESADEQIGGIRVTKTFAMEETAQQRFDSTVDGVRGAQLRLVRMSSLFQAILPFLGALSLVVSLLVGGYMTIQHHLSLGSFVALTFYLRMLTGPLQQIGNVINMMQRSGASLERVNRLLAEVPSVRDHNSAIELSSVGDIEINHLNFSYPGASEKALDDVSFSIRKGQTIGLIGRTGSGKSTLAKLLLRVYEPPAGSIRVSGEDITEVSLETLRRKIGYVPQDGFLFSTDIADNIAFSDRSANMQQIRNAADQALLLDSVNTFKEGFQTKLGERGLTLSGGQRQRASLARGLMKRPELLILDDSMSAVDTLTESGILSNLVKERQGKTTLIIAHRISSVQHANEIIVLDEGRIVQRGSHEQLMARRDGLYASLYRIQQEGLQHA
- a CDS encoding trans-aconitate 2-methyltransferase, which produces MDSLNQWQPLSYDQKLGFVSKYGKDLLSLLNPRKEEMILDLGCGTGDLTHEISRSGAKVVGIDASAEMIGHASEKYPSLEFRIDDAQKLRMEPCCDAVFSNAALHWMKDAEGVARSVWNALKPGGRFIAEFGGAGNVSTIVNAITDVLTAEYGIHAAERNPWYFPSPGEYSSLLERQGFTVRLVYYFERPTRLHDGQDGMISWLAQFGDDFFLGLSPDKIREACIRIGEKVHRNLWRDGAVYADYKRLRIVAEKPDHHK
- a CDS encoding ABC transporter ATP-binding protein, with the protein product MPNSSAAAALAGKKSSDGSKGKSFEAFKNILKYAKPHKLTFTAIFFCALLGISADLLQPYLVKIVIDDHLAKGNAQIGFIAMMAGIYLGISVISFVFTYVQNNLLQYAGQGIVAKIRKDLFHHISKLSMSYFDRVHRGSLVTNVSSDTETISQFFTQVLLSLIRDGMTLVLIVYFMFRLDTTLAWYSLIILPVIGLVAFMFRRYLREAYQVTRSRLSRLIGFIAENLSGMGLIQTFRQEEEQTRRFNEHNESYWEGNMREVRANVLFNRTFDILGNLALVLVVWLGGMAVFHKSMEVGVLYAFTSYIRQFFQPINQITMQWNTFQSTMVSMDRIWKILSTEPDVKDPLPDHKTVLKADEARGKVDFDHITFGYAPSKPVIPHLDLHLDAGEMVGIVGTTGAGKSTLISLLNRFYDVNRGSIRIDGIDIRDIPQQQLHRLVGLIQQEPYLFSGSVLDNVRLFQDSITRERVMEACRHVGVHDMIMRMPQGYDSLLSERGSGLSAGERQLISFARIMVFEPRILILDEATAHLDSQTEQLVQSALQTVSEGRTTLIIAHRLSTVMHADRILVMKDGRAVEEGTHDELIAMHGYYEQLYTHARQASEEE
- a CDS encoding phosphatase PAP2 family protein; its protein translation is MSWLKNRDLKQLLRLAPLALMLVFPFLGSLYHLVNQPTDKVYSLVTPLDQATPFIKYFALPYGVWIFYIYVCLVYFFFRDRPSYYRSLLVYTICALTCYGVYLVFQTTVPRPEVIGNDPFSQLTRFIYNRDQPFNCFPSIHCFSSYMVMRMIWKSPARNRLNVTLISGMSLLIIASTLFMKQHVIMDVIGAIAIVEIYSFLFFKVPALYRNKAASQHREFQA
- the pstA gene encoding phosphate ABC transporter permease PstA, giving the protein MTDMTRSRKMQRSLVYNKLATFAFYGLGALVLLLILWLLLTILGRGLPGLSLDFLMKLPEDMDAGGGIGPVLFNSFYILFLSLVISIPIGVGAGIYMAEYAPENKFTEVLRICVESLSSVPSIVFGMLGLAIFAEYFQIGLTILGGAVSLAFLNLPMLARVTEEAVRAVPTDVKNASYALGMTKFQCIRTVVLPMALQGIITGICLVAGRAYGESAVILLTAGLSTSGEMWDFNLFSPGETLAVHLWYVQSEAIVEDAAQIADRSAAVLVIIVLLINLLFRIPLWINNRKLKR